The following is a genomic window from Bacteroidia bacterium.
GGTGCTGCCAGCCTAAAACCTGTGCAAGGCTACGCTCCTGTACTTCATCGCCACCATAGACCAAAAAACTATTCTCAGGAATTGCGCCGGAAACCTGCTGAAAGTAAACGAGGCTGTCGAAAAACTGAGGATTGATGGTTCTTCCGGATTTAATTTCTATTGGAAATAGCTGACCACCTTTATCTAGGACAAGGTCAATTTCATTAACACCCGCAGCATTCCAGAAGTAATGGCCAGGGTGCAGATTTCGGTTGAAGTTATATTTCAGAATTTCATTGATAATAAAATTTTCAAATAACGCGCCCTTAGCAAAATGACGGTTAATATCGTCCACCTGCCGAAGGTTCATCAGCGCACAGGCTAACCCTGTGTCGTAAAAGTATAACTTTGATGATTTGACGATTCGTTTATTAAAATTGCGATGATAGGGGCGTACCAAATGAATAATAAAACTGGTCTGTAATACGCTCAGCCATTTTTTAATAGTTTGGTACGAAACGCCTACAACATTTGCCATGTCAGAAAAATTGACCAATTGGCCAATTCGCCCGGCAGCAATTTCAAGAAATTGCCTGAATGCACCCAAATCGCTTACGTTTATTACCTGCCTCAAGTCACGCTCAACGTAAGTTTGAATATAATCAAGCAACCACTCAGAAGGATTGAGGTCATAATCGTAAATCCGCGGATAAAACCCTTTTAAAATATAATGCTCGTAGTCAGGCAGGGCAAAAGGTGTATTTTGTATCTCTTCAAGGGAAAAAGGTAATAAATTAAAAATCGCTACGCGGCCTGCAAGACTTTGGGAAACACTCTCCATCAGTAAAAGGTTTTGAGAACCGGAGATGATATATTTCCCATTTTCTTTTTCCCTGTCAACAATTACCTGAATATAAGAAAGTAGATCTGGTATGTGCTG
Proteins encoded in this region:
- a CDS encoding ATP-binding protein is translated as MPGKNLRTASGCQYIFLQIRSSISNLQIMIARILSKKITEAAKKMPVVAVTGPRQSGKSTLIQQLFPNYTYVNLEEIEKRRFAKDDPRGFLKNVGEYAILDEIQHIPDLLSYIQVIVDREKENGKYIISGSQNLLLMESVSQSLAGRVAIFNLLPFSLEEIQNTPFALPDYEHYILKGFYPRIYDYDLNPSEWLLDYIQTYVERDLRQVINVSDLGAFRQFLEIAAGRIGQLVNFSDMANVVGVSYQTIKKWLSVLQTSFIIHLVRPYHRNFNKRIVKSSKLYFYDTGLACALMNLRQVDDINRHFAKGALFENFIINEILKYNFNRNLHPGHYFWNAAGVNEIDLVLDKGGQLFPIEIKSGRTINPQFFDSLVYFQQVSGAIPENSFLVYGGDEVQERSLAQVLGWQHLEKIFN